A DNA window from Hordeum vulgare subsp. vulgare chromosome 1H, MorexV3_pseudomolecules_assembly, whole genome shotgun sequence contains the following coding sequences:
- the LOC123407747 gene encoding cytochrome P450 72A14-like: MVLQAAATSLVSCLQSPWSAVCGAAALLVVWVAALAAESYWRRPRRLGRALRAQGLGGTAYRFPAGDSAENARQSQEALSKPMPPSCHDVVPRVMPHLHNTVKQHGEVCVTWDGPDPKVVIAKPQLLTEILSSNSGHFEKLRTNLGDLVCRGVGTYDGEKWARHRRILNPAFHLEKLKAMFPAFSTCCTELVDRWESKLQAAGSEGWVELDVSQEFPILTGDVITRTSFGSSFTEGRRIFELQVDQAKRLMNLLRYLYIPGFLSFPTENNRRMWENKREIEGLLRGVVEKRERAMDKDGVIGNDMLGLMLQSNRSSNSDLRMSTQDVIEECKLFYFAGMESTQQLLTWTVIMLGMYPEWQDRAREEVLGVFGRDGKPGFDGLNRLKTMTMILYEVLRLYTPVVTMNRKINKEMQIGGITYPAGTVLELPFLMVHHNPDVWGGDVSEFKPQRFAEGISKATKNGQVGFFPFGWGPRICIGNNFAMLEAKMAVSMILQRFEFRLSPSYTHAPCTVITLHPQHGAQIILKSI, translated from the exons ATGGTGCTCCAAGCAGCAGCAACATCCCTGGTGTCTTGTCTGCAGTCACCATGGAGCGCGGTCTGCGGCGCCGCCGCCCTGCTCGTCGTATGGGTGGCCGCCCTGGCGGCGGAGAGCTACTGGCGGAGGCCCCGGCGGCTCGGCCGGGCGCTACGGGCGCAGGGTCTCGGCGGCACGGCGTACCGCTTCCCCGCCGGGGACTCAGCCGAGAACGCCCGGCAGAGCCAGGAGGCGCTGTCCAAGCCCATGCCGCCGTCGTGCCACGACGTTGTTCCCCGCGTGATGCCACACCTCCACAATACTGTCAAGCAACACG GTGAGGTTTGCGTCACCTGGGACGGCCCGGATCCCAAGGTTGTCATCGCAAAGCCACAACTACTGACCGAGATCCTATCTAGCAACTCTGGCCACTTCGAGAAACTCAGGACCAATCTTGGAGACCTGGTATGCCGTGGGGTCGGGACCTACGACGGCGAGAAATGGGCGAG GCACAGGAGGATCCTCAACCCTGCTTTCCATCTCGAAAAGCTCAAG GCCATGTTCCCGGCTTTCTCCACGTGCTGCACCGAGCTGGTGGATAGATGGGAGAGTAAACTACAAGCAGCAGGTTCAGAGGGGTGGGTCGAACTCGACGTCTCGCAGGAGTTCCCGATCCTCACCGGAGACGTGATCACTCGCACATCATTCGGAAGCAGCTTCACAGAAGGACGAAGGATCTTCGAGCTTCAAGTAGATCAGGCAAAGAGACTTATGAACCTCCTCCGGTATTTGTACATCCCGGGCTTCTT GTCCTTTCCTACTGAAAACAACAGGAGGATGTGGGAGAACAAGCGGGAGATAGAAGGGCTCTTGAGAGGGGTCGTCGagaagagggagcgtgcgatggacaAAGACGGGGTCATTGGCAACGACATGCTTGGACTGATGCTGCAGTCCAACAGGTCATCCAATTCCGACTTGAGGATGAGCACTCAGGACGTCATCGAGGAGTGCAAGCTCTTCTACTTTGCGGGAATGGAGTCCACGCAGCAGCTACTCACATGGACAGTCATCATGCTAGGCATGTACCCCGAGTGGCAGGACCGGGCGAGGGAGGAGGTCCTGGGCGTCTTCGGCAGGGACGGCAAGCCCGGCTTCGACGGCCTAAATCGACTCAAAACG aTGACGATGATACTGTACGAGGTGCTCAGGCTGTACACGCCGGTGGTCACGATGAACAGGAAAATAAACAAGGAGATGCAGATCGGGGGCATCACGTACCCTGCAGGAACAGTCCTCGAGCTGCCCTTTCTCATGGTTCACCACAACCCGGACGTGTGGGGGGGCGACGTGTCCGAGTTCAAGCCGCAGAGGTTCGCCGAGGGGATCTCCAAGGCGACCAAGAATGGCCAGGTGGGCTTCTTCCCATTCGGCTGGGGGCCGAGGATCTGCATCGGCAATAACTTCGCCATGCTCGAGGCCAAGATGGCGGTGAGCATGATCCTTCAGCGTTTCGAGTTCCGGCTCTCTCCTTCTTATACCCATGCGCCGTGCACCGTCATAACGCTACATCCTCAGCATGGCGCGCAAATCATACTCAAGAGCATCTGA